From the genome of Dehalobacter sp.:
CTACTAATTGTGGCTAAAGCAAGTAGCGCTGAAGTTCCAACTGGTAGCAAAGTTTTTAGTTTGCTTCTGGGTTGAATAGGTATTGCGCTCAGTCTTTAAGCTATAAGTTGAAAAGATTAAGCGGGAAAACTAAGATTATTGCAATAGACGCCTGCGATAAATAAATAACCAAATATTAAAATATAAAATTGACATCGCACGTGTCCTGTCTTACAATTTAACAGCAATAGTACCTTGCCTTTTTTGGGAAGTTTCAGTGCTGCGAAGGGGTCTGGAGAGGCATTCCGCCGTTCCTGCGATGCCATGTATGCTAGGATTTGTTTCACTGAGGCATTAGCGCAAAATAATATGGTGATGGATGGTAGTTAACAATCTGGCGTAAAATTATTGATAAGGCTTGTAACATGAGACAAATAGAGGATTTTGTGAAAAATTACCAGATTCAAGCTGCTTTACTTGCGCTCGTTCTTCTTTCAATAATATGGGGCTACAATTGGGTGGTTATGAAGGTGGCTCTAAAGGATTGTGGGCCGTTTACTTTTGGCGCCTTCAGAACCTTTTTTGGGGCATTAACCCTGTTTATTGTTCTTTTCATCAGGGGCGGGAGTGTGTTTCCGAAGGCTTTCCCCGGAGTATTCCTTCTCGGTTTGTTGCAGACTACCGGTTTTGTCGGCTTTATGATGTGGGCTCTGGTGGCTGGCGGTGCGGGAAAAACAGCTGTCTTAGTCTATGCTATGCCCTTCTGGACTCTTGTTTTAGCCCGTCTCTTTTTGAACGAACGTTTTAGCGGATTCCAGTGGGTAGCTGTTCTTCTGGCATTTTCCGGCCTAGTGTTAATTTTTGATCCTTGGCATTTCCATGGGAATCTGTTGTCTGAAGTGTTAGCAGTATTGTCTGGGATGTCATGGGCTGCAAGTGTTGTTGTGGCCAAAAGGCTTCAGCAGAAAGGAATGGATCTTCTTAACCTTACTGCCTGGCAGATGCTTTTTGGTTCTATTCCCTTGGTGGTAGTAGGAATTATGGGATCCGGACTAAGCATACATTGGACCGGACCTTTCATCGGAGCGCTTTTGTATAACATAGTCCCATGCAACGCTCTGGCCTTTCTCCTTTGGCTCTTTATTGTGAGGAGTCTTCCGGCAGGCGTTGCAGGTATGGGGTCACTAATTACACCCCTAATCGGCGTCTTTTGCGCTTGGGTTGTGCTTGGAGAAACACCCGGGCATATTGAAGGCTTAGGAATGTTGTTAATTAGTGCAGCACTCCTAATTCTATGTTTGATGGCACTAAGTATTCACTGTAATAATAAAACTGGAATAAAGCTCAGATAGGAAAGCTTGTGCATTCAATATAAGGATTTCTATTTCAAGTTTCTCAACTTCGCTTTGGATACAGTTTGATCTTCATCATGACTTTTGAGGTTTTCCAGGTTCTCTTCAACTTCGCAGATATGATTGTACATAGCATCTGCTGCAGCTTGACCATTCCTTGCTGCGATAGCTTCCACAACTCTCTCATGCGCAGCAAATACTCTCTCGGAAAAATCCAGACCAGGCTTAATGTGGTTTTTTAAATCAGTCAGTAGGCTGTTGACAAAGTCGAGAATCAAGATCATCACAGGGTTCCCGCTTGTCTGAGCAAGTATTGTATGGAAAGCGACTTCTTCTTTTATGGCAGGCTTATTGCGTTTGATGCTCTTCCCGTACACTTCCTGCAAGGTTTTCATTTTCTCAATATCTTCAGGAGCCATCTGCTCGGCAGCTAGTCTCGCAAGGTATGGTTCAAAGATCTTTCTTACCTCGCAAAGGTCCTTAACCGATACATTTTTGAAATAGAGAAAGCTGGCAATCATGTCCCGTGTGTTGTCCATATCAATTTCACAGATTACCGGCCCTCCGCCAGCCCCTTGACGAATCTCAATGAAGCCCATGGATTCGAGTGCTCGCAGTGCTTCGCGCAGAGTGTGTTTACTTACTCCGAATTGGAGAATCAGCTCACTCTCGTTGGGAAGTCGGTGCCCGGGCTTGAGATCTCCATTCATGATCGCTTGCCGTACCTGTCTAACGATATGCATCGATCTTTTTTCCTGAATAGCAGAGTTAAACATGCAAAATTCCCCTTTCTCCAAACATTTTGTTCTGAATTTCTTTAAGTGTCAAGGAAAAATCAAATATAACAATATTATACATGTTATGAGTCAGTTGAAAACATAATATGATTTATTTGTGACACAAAAACGTTTGAATAATCAATATGTTGAAATTAAATAGCCATATATAACAACTTTTCCATTGACAAGTGTAATCTTACGCTGTAAATAGACAAGCATGTTTGATAGCTATTTCTATGGAATTCTTTCGTAGCATTTCGATCAAATGAAAAGCCCTGATCTCCTGATGTGTGGACAATAGACTGAGCCGGTTGCAGACAACAAGTAAAATTGATTGTAGTTAATAATTTTGGTGGAAGTTGTTGCCGAGAGGAAAATTCTCCCATTTTTTCCTCTCGCCTCTTCCGCCAAAACCTCTTTTTTCTTCAGTTCTGGTAACAATCAATGACTTGGTTTTCTCTTGACTCATGGGAGTTGCAAATAAGCGCACAAGGAAGCCAAAAAGGAGGTTGTAAAGACAATTTGCCATGCACAGTTTGCTGGGCAGCCAACGGTACATTGATGGAAATTAACTCTAAAGTGAAAGGGGAAAGGAAAATGTTGGGAGGATACTGGCAGAAAATTGCGGTGGTGGACTTGACTACAGAAAAGGTTGATTACCTAATTCCCGATGAAGAAGATCTTAAAAAGTTCATCGGTGCAAGTGGTTTGGGCGCAAAATTACTATATGAGAACCTTGAAGCCGGAGTGGATCCTTTAGGTCCGGAAAACATTCTGATTTGTATGACAGGTCCCTACGTTGGTGCAAAGGTGCCCCAGTCAGGCCGTTGGGAACTAATTACCAAAAGCCCTCTGACGGGTATTTATTTGGAGTCAGATTGCGGTGGCAAGTGGGGCCCGGCGCTTAAATCCTGCGGTCTTGACGGCATTATGGTCAAGGGAAAGGCAAAAGAACCTGTCTATATTACAATTGTGGACGATGACATTCAGATTAAGAAGGCTAACAATTTGTGGGGTAAGGGGGCCTTTGAAACAGATAAACTGATCAAAGAAGAGCTCGGGCGAGGCTCTCAGGCAATTTGTATCGGACAAGCCGGAGAAAGCCTGGTTAAGCTGGCCAGCATCATGTCCGATGGACGTGAAGGCCGTGCTGCCGGACGTGGTGGTGGTGGTGCCGTTATGGGCTCAAAGAATCTAAAAGCCATCGGAGTCAAGGGTGGCAAAACATTGCCAATAGCAGATAAAGAAGCTTTCGATAAACTTTTTGAAGAAATTCGCACCAAGACGAAAGATGTCTATGACGGCCCACTTGGCACTTATGGTACTTCCTGTGCCGTTGAAATATTCAATGATTGTGGCGATCTTCCAATCAAGAACTGGTTATGGGGAACCTGGGACAAAGCCCGGATGGTTTCAGGTCAGCGTCTTGCGGAAACAATTTTAAAGAAACGCTACCACTGCAGCTCATGCCTGATCGGTTGTGGCCGTACCGTTGAAGTGCCGGAAGGGAAGTTCAAGATGGAGCTTGGCGGAGGACCGGAGTATGAGACACTCGGCATGCTCGGTTCAAACTGCCTCATAGATGACGTGGAGGCCATTGCCAAGGCCAATGAATATTGTAACGATTACGGAATGGACACCATTTCGGTTGGAGCTGCCATATCCTTCCTCATGGAGGCTTGGGAGCACGGCATGATTACCAATGAAGACACTGGTGGCCTGGAAATGACTTGGGGTAATGGCGAAGCAGCGGTGGAGATGGTGAAGAAAATAGCCCTGCGCCAGGATATTGGTAATGACTGCTCTCAAGGTATCCTTGCAGCTGTCAAACGTGTCGGTCCTGCCAGCGAAGAGTTCGCCGTACACACCAAGGGACTCGACTTCCCCGCTCACGACCCACGCGGTCGTGGTGGTCTCGGGGTTGCCTACGCTACCTCTAACCGCGGTGCCTGTCATATGCAAGCCTACAATCAAGATTTCGAGGGTGAGGGCTGCTTCAATATCGCTGACCTCGGTTACGATGCCCCAATGCCGCCCTACACCAATGAGGGCAAAGGCAAGTTCGTTGCTGACCAGCAACATTTCATGAGTATGATGGATTCGTTGAAGCTATGCAAGTTTTCAGTCTTCGGGGGCATGACAGTAGGCCCCATGACTCGGTTCCTTAACTATATTACCGGATGGGAATTCACAAACGAACAGTGGCTTGAGTGTGGTGAAAGGATCTTCAATATTAAACGTCTTTTTAACACCCGTGAAGGTATAAGCCGCAAAGATGATACTTTGCCTCCCCGTATTTTGACAAGTCCTCGACAGGGAGGTTCAGGCGATTATGTGCCGGATCTAGGTTTCATGCTTCGTGATTACTATCGTTACCGTGGTTGGGACGAATGGGGCATCCCTACACCGGAAACTCTCAAGCGACTTTCTTTGGACAGCTACGACTACCGTAAGGGGCCCCGGACTACGGAAAATCAACGCTAATTTTTTGCAGTAAATCTTACTGGTCTACTCTGCTGTTATTTGGTCAGAGTAGACCAGTAGGATACAGTGTCGTGTATATGGGTGGATAGCAATTGGGTTGTGTGCGAGCAGTAGTAGTCGCTATACCTATTCTTTTTCTTGTTAGTGACAAATACTAAGAAGAAAACTGGATACTATCTAATGAGACGGGAGGGATTATGTGTAAAAAAGTTACTAGTATTCTTGTACTATGTATATTAGGTTTTGCGGCCAGTTCAGCAAATGCCGCGTTTGTTGTGGGAGGTGAATCAGGTTGGCAATTCAGCTATGACGGCATGATCAACGCATTCATGACATATACTGTCAATGAAAAAAGTCCTACCGGTACTTCACTAAATGGTTCAATAGGTATAGACAACGGCCCTAGTCAAGCATTTCGTGTCCATACTGGATTGGTGCCTTGCATTATGGGTTTCAATGTTAGGTCACCATCAATTGATGGTATCGAGTATGCGTCCAGACTCGCTTTAATGCCCCAGATACAAAATAATGGTACAAGAACCGGGTTCGGTCCAGATTCTCTTGCATCAGGTAGTGGTGGTCCAAGGCTTGACATCAGAGAAGTATTCATGACTGCGGATGGCAAATTTGGGCAGTTCCTTGTTGGTCGTGCACTTAATCTCTATCAGGGTAAAAACCTTCTTACCGACATGACCCTGAATGGAGTTGGCGTGAACGGAGCGCTGCTTGGTGGAGGTACGACACTGGGCCATATCGGTTATGGCTACTTATATACTGACTTCAACGCCCAGTTCCGTTACACCACCCCTGACTATAAAGGTTTCAAGGGGGCTTTTACTATTAATGACCCAAGTAAGATTGCAAGCGATGAGGGTTATAAAGCTACAACGATCAACCAGCCACGTTTCGAGACTGAGATCTCTTATGCAACTACGTATCCTGGTGGCAAGATGCAAGCATGGTTGTCTGGATTGTATCAGGAAGCCAAAAATGATTTAGATAATCATAAGGTTTCCTCAATTGGTGGTGCAGGTGGGGTTCAAGTTGCGTATGGCCCATTCGAAGTGGTCGTATCTGCATATGGAGGGCAGGCACTTGGCTCTTCTTTTATTCAGGATTTTGACGCTCTCGATTATACTGGAAAAGAGCGAACCCAGTACGGTGGGCTTGGACAAGTTGTGTACACGATTGGCAAAGTAAAGCTTGGGGCGAACTATGGTCTTAACTACTCAGACAGAACTGACGCAGAAAAAGCAAGACAAAAGGGAGTTGTTATCTCTGGGGATAATTTGGGGCCCGGTACGGCAGTTCTCAAGTCGCAGCAGGCCGCAGTCGCTGGCGTTTACTATTCAGTTAACAAGTACTTGCAGTTAGTCGGCGAATATATTTGGGCAAGGAATAGTTGGTACAATGGGCAAAAACAGGATGCAAATACCGGGGCACTCGGGATGATATTTGTCTGGTAAACGAATTATTGTTGAAATGACATATTGAAGGCTTGAATATTATAAGTGTAATGACCAGCTTCATGGTATCGGGCGGAAGGGTTCCTCCATTCCCTTTCCGCCTTTTTTTCAAAGATTGTTGAGAGTTTTAACTCATTGTGTCCCGAGGAAAGGTTCCCTGTGTTTTTTTCTTATTCATGCATGAGAAATTAAGGACCTGTTCACCAAAAAAGCCAGTGGTTTGTGACAATAGAAATATTTGGTTTCTCCTCGGCTCCGTTATTAACCTGGTTATTTTCTAGTATCTCATCAAAAGTTCAATCATCTGACCAAGGAAGTGCCCCAACTGCCGGACACTCCTTGAAGTCTTT
Proteins encoded in this window:
- a CDS encoding DMT family transporter, which encodes MRQIEDFVKNYQIQAALLALVLLSIIWGYNWVVMKVALKDCGPFTFGAFRTFFGALTLFIVLFIRGGSVFPKAFPGVFLLGLLQTTGFVGFMMWALVAGGAGKTAVLVYAMPFWTLVLARLFLNERFSGFQWVAVLLAFSGLVLIFDPWHFHGNLLSEVLAVLSGMSWAASVVVAKRLQQKGMDLLNLTAWQMLFGSIPLVVVGIMGSGLSIHWTGPFIGALLYNIVPCNALAFLLWLFIVRSLPAGVAGMGSLITPLIGVFCAWVVLGETPGHIEGLGMLLISAALLILCLMALSIHCNNKTGIKLR
- a CDS encoding FadR family transcriptional regulator codes for the protein MFNSAIQEKRSMHIVRQVRQAIMNGDLKPGHRLPNESELILQFGVSKHTLREALRALESMGFIEIRQGAGGGPVICEIDMDNTRDMIASFLYFKNVSVKDLCEVRKIFEPYLARLAAEQMAPEDIEKMKTLQEVYGKSIKRNKPAIKEEVAFHTILAQTSGNPVMILILDFVNSLLTDLKNHIKPGLDFSERVFAAHERVVEAIAARNGQAAADAMYNHICEVEENLENLKSHDEDQTVSKAKLRNLK
- a CDS encoding aldehyde ferredoxin oxidoreductase family protein, which gives rise to MEINSKVKGERKMLGGYWQKIAVVDLTTEKVDYLIPDEEDLKKFIGASGLGAKLLYENLEAGVDPLGPENILICMTGPYVGAKVPQSGRWELITKSPLTGIYLESDCGGKWGPALKSCGLDGIMVKGKAKEPVYITIVDDDIQIKKANNLWGKGAFETDKLIKEELGRGSQAICIGQAGESLVKLASIMSDGREGRAAGRGGGGAVMGSKNLKAIGVKGGKTLPIADKEAFDKLFEEIRTKTKDVYDGPLGTYGTSCAVEIFNDCGDLPIKNWLWGTWDKARMVSGQRLAETILKKRYHCSSCLIGCGRTVEVPEGKFKMELGGGPEYETLGMLGSNCLIDDVEAIAKANEYCNDYGMDTISVGAAISFLMEAWEHGMITNEDTGGLEMTWGNGEAAVEMVKKIALRQDIGNDCSQGILAAVKRVGPASEEFAVHTKGLDFPAHDPRGRGGLGVAYATSNRGACHMQAYNQDFEGEGCFNIADLGYDAPMPPYTNEGKGKFVADQQHFMSMMDSLKLCKFSVFGGMTVGPMTRFLNYITGWEFTNEQWLECGERIFNIKRLFNTREGISRKDDTLPPRILTSPRQGGSGDYVPDLGFMLRDYYRYRGWDEWGIPTPETLKRLSLDSYDYRKGPRTTENQR
- a CDS encoding porin; amino-acid sequence: MCKKVTSILVLCILGFAASSANAAFVVGGESGWQFSYDGMINAFMTYTVNEKSPTGTSLNGSIGIDNGPSQAFRVHTGLVPCIMGFNVRSPSIDGIEYASRLALMPQIQNNGTRTGFGPDSLASGSGGPRLDIREVFMTADGKFGQFLVGRALNLYQGKNLLTDMTLNGVGVNGALLGGGTTLGHIGYGYLYTDFNAQFRYTTPDYKGFKGAFTINDPSKIASDEGYKATTINQPRFETEISYATTYPGGKMQAWLSGLYQEAKNDLDNHKVSSIGGAGGVQVAYGPFEVVVSAYGGQALGSSFIQDFDALDYTGKERTQYGGLGQVVYTIGKVKLGANYGLNYSDRTDAEKARQKGVVISGDNLGPGTAVLKSQQAAVAGVYYSVNKYLQLVGEYIWARNSWYNGQKQDANTGALGMIFVW